The following are from one region of the Colius striatus isolate bColStr4 chromosome Z, bColStr4.1.hap1, whole genome shotgun sequence genome:
- the EMC4 gene encoding ER membrane protein complex subunit 4 has protein sequence MAAAAAVRGRRFKWSLELSAAPGGRPRGAAEGRGPLGFAERQLGEGSVHESDKILMEKRCWDVALAPLKQIPMNLFIMYMAGNTISIFPAMMVCMMGWRPLQALMSLSATLKALESSSRRALQGLVFLVGNGLGLALALYKCQAMGLLPTRPSDWLAFVAPPQRMEFTGGGLIL, from the exons atggcggcggcggcggcggttcGGGGCCGGCGGTTCAAGTGGTCGCTGGAGCTTTCGGCAGCGCCCGGGGGGCG GCCCCGCGGAGCCGCCGAGGGCCGCGGGCCGCTGGGGTTCGCCGAGCGGCAGCTGGGGGAAGGCAGCGTCCACGAGAGCGACAAAATCCTCATGGAGAAG CGCTGCTGGGATGTGGCACTGGCACCGCTGAAGCAGATCCCGATGAACTTATTCATCATGTACATGGCCGGCAACACCATCTCCATCTTCCCTGCCATGATGGTGTGCATGATGGGCTGGCGCCCGCTGCAGGCCCTCATGTCCCTCTCTGCCA CACTGAAGGCCCTGGAGAGCTCCAGCCGGCGGGCACTGCAGGGACTGGTCTTCCTCGTGGGCAATGGGCTGGGGCTGGCGCTGGCCCTCTACAAGTGCCaggccatggggctgctgccCACTCGCCCCTCCGACTGGTTGGCCTTCGTAGCCCCCCCACAG CGGATGGAATTCACTGGTGGGGGGCTCATCCTGTGA